Genomic segment of uncultured Tolumonas sp.:
CGATCCAGATCGCGAATTGACGACTGAACCCGGTTTAGTGCCTGCCAAGGATGTGAATGATATTCGCACGTTGATGCAATCACTGTTACAAGATGAGCAACTGTTTTCAGCCTGGTTGGGCACGCAACTCAGTCAGGCAAAACACGAACTCAATATTCTGACATCCGATGAATGGGATTTGATCCCTGATGAATTGATTCCTGCTCTCGAAGCGGAAGATGAGCTGTATCGTTTGGGTGGACTGCGTTGCCTCTATTTCCGAGCACTGCCTGACGTTTGTTTCGTCAACGGTGAAAAACTGCAGATCCCGGAAGGCGGGCAAGAATTAGCACATCTGATGTGTAACAGCACCGTACTGACTTTAGATAACCTTCAGCCTTATCTGGATAACCCAGTTTTAGTTGAATGGATTTGCCACTGGTTCAACCAAGGCTATTGGTATCTGGCCTCAGACGCCGAAGAGTAAGCATTATCTGACTCTCGCGCCTAAAGCCCGTTGCATGAAAAATTAATTCAGCAAATAACGAACTGCGGTGCGCATATTCGATGCGCGCCCTTTTATACTGCCTAAGCAATCACTCGCCAAAAACTCACCACCGGTAGACTCAATTTTTACTTCGCCTACACGACATGGCCAGCCTTTCGCGTCCTGAATGCGGATCATCCATTGTTGCCCTACACGCTCTTCTGCAAACACGCCTGGGTACACTTCATGTCCTACATAAAAACCATTCACAAAAACACTCATAATGCGCTCCTGCTGACCGATGTCTGTTGATAAAGTTGATGCTTAAACAAGCATTTCTGACGACAGAGATAATCTACTGTATTTATATACAGTATTGCAAGATTATTTTTTGATCTCTTATTCCTGAGTCATTGCCTGGTTTTTAGCAAATGATAAAAATACCGTGTAGTCACACAGCAACTCTGAACAACACGATGAAGATATTCAGGAAATGAGAGAGTAAACATGACGCCACACAGCGTATGTGTGGCCTTTTGATTGGGGAGTTGAGCTAATTAAATGGGGCTTTTTCGCCATTGGCGTGGGCTGATATTAAACCAACGACGGAAGGCACGAGAAAATGCACTCACTTCAGAATAACCCAGTAATAACGCCATATCTGATATTGATAGCTGATTTTGTTGCATATAACGCGTGGCCATTTCACAGCGAAGTTTGTCGACCAAGGTTGAAAAACTGATGCCCTCTCTTTTCAAGTTACGTTGCAAAGACCATGTTGATAACCCCATTTTTGCCGCAACATCATCTAAATTGGGTTCGCCATGCATCATCTGCAAGCGCACTTGAGTGCGCGTTTGATCGATAAGATCTTGATTGTCTGTCGTCCGATTTAACTGTCTAATTGTCTGACGTAACACCATCAACAATGCTGTATCACTTTCTGGCATTGAGCTGCGCATCAAATCAACTTTAGGAATAATCAATGAGTTGTATGGCTGTTCAAACCAAACTGGTGCATCAAAGACTTTACTGTGTTCGTGCCATTGTTCTGGTCGAGGATGTTCAAAATGCACGGCACGTGGTGCCCAATTTTTTCCTAAAGCATAACGAATGACGTTTAAGAACATGCCTAGGGTTAATTCTGCATCCTGTCGACGGCACAAGATCGCGCCATGACGAACTTGATAATCGAGACGCCAACAATCACCAATATCGACCATTTGAGTCAATGTATGGTGTTGATGCCACTGGAAGTCCGTTGCCATATTATGTAGTGCATCGGTTAATGTCGGCGAACTGAGCCCGATATAACCGATCAAGCCAAGGGATTGCGGTTTAAATTGTTTACCGTAATACAGGCCAAAGTTGTCCACGCCAGAATAGTGCGCGGCCTCCTCCATGACTCGGCAGTAATTGACCAAATCAAGACTCAACGTTGGGTTGGCGAGCAATTCAGGGTTAATACCGCTTACACCGAAAATACGATCGACATCGCCGCCGTTTGAGCTGATAAAATCACTTAGCCCGGTTGCGGCAGCAGCTAATACGCCTCGATTACTGTCAAATGCGTCTGTAATCATGCCAGTCAGCGCAGATTGACGTGCAGATATGTTCATAATTGCCCCTATCAACGCATGAACGAAATGCTTAATTAGAGGTAAGCAATAAATGATCCAATAATTAAAACAATAAATATCAATCAGTTAAATAAATACTGCTGCAGGTTCGATTCAATTTGGTGCGTAATGCCCATATTTGTTTCAACACATGAATATCGCGTTTGTCCCTGATACCAGACATCTTCTCTTTGTCTCTGATATTTGCCTCTGAAATGCATAAAGTTGACTTTAGAGAACAAAAATCACCTTCCTCACGTCAAGTTTTCTGATTTTGCTGGGAGCAAGATCACAACTACGCAAAGGGGTATACCTTTTGCTTTAGTGATTACGACTCCCAGCTCTGTCGATGAAAGACAGATGGATCAATTAAACAGAGGTACACATCTATGCAAAAGGACATTGCTGCTCCGGGCTTAAAACGGACACTGGGCAAATTTCATCTTTGGGGAATTGCCGTTGGTTTAGTTATCTCAGGGGAATACTTTGGTTGGAGTTATGGCTGGGCTCAGGCTGGTACGCTGGGCTTCATGGTCACCGCCATATTGATTGCAGCCATGTATACCGCGTTCATCTTTAGTTTCACTGAATTAACCACATCGATCCCACATGCTGGTGGTCCATTTGCTTATGCATATCGTGCGTTTGGCCCTGTCGGTGGTTATATCGCCGGTTTTGCCACACTGGTGGAATTCGTCTTTGCGCCGCCAGCGATTGCCATGGCGATTGGTGCTTATCTGAATGTTCAGTTCCCATCTATTGACCCAAAAATGATCGCTGTAGGCTCTTATCTGGTCTTTATGGCGCTCAACGTTGTCGGGGTCAGTATCGCTGCAACATTCGAACTGTGCGTGACTATTCTGGCCATCATTGAATTGTTGGTTTTCATGGGTGTAGTATCACCTGGCTTCTCAGTCGCTAATTTTGTTGCGAACGGTTGGGCTGGCAGCAACGAATTTTCTGGCTCTGCTATTTCTGGTATTTTCGCTGCCATTCCTTTTGCCATCTGGTTCTTCTTGGCTATTGAAGGCGCAGCCATGGCTGCCGAAGAAGCTAAAGACCCGAAAAAAACCATTCCAGTTGCCTTTATTGCTGGCATTCTGACTTTGGTCGTTCTGGCAATTGGTGTCATGGTCTTTGCTGGTGGTGCCGGTGATTGGAGCAAACTGGCAAATATCAACGATCCATTACCACAAGCCATGAAAATGATTGTTGGTAATTCCAGTGGCTGGTTACACATGCTGGTCTGGTTAGGTCTGTTCGGTCTGATTGCCTCTTTCCACGGCATCATCATGGGATATTCCCGTCAAATCTTCGCTTTAGCACGTGCTGGCTTCCTGCCTAAACCACTGGCAGCCATAAACAGCCGTTATCAAACACCTCACTGGGCTATCTTAGCTGGTGGCATGATCGGTATTGCTGCAATTTTCTCTGACAATCTGATCGTGATTGGTGGTTTGCCGTTAACCGCAAATATCGTAACCATGTCAGTATTTGGTGCTATCGTGATGTACATCATCTCTATGGCTGCGCTATTCAAACTGCGTGTTACTGAACCAAATCTGGAACGTCCGTTCTCTGCACCGCTCTACCCTTTTGCACCAGCATTGGCGCTTGTGTTAGCTGTGGTATGTCTGGTAGCCATGACTTATTACAACACGCTGTTGGCAATGATTTTTGCTGGTCTGTTTATCGCTGGTTTCATCTATTTCAAAGCAACGCACAGCACAGACGACATGCAAGCAGGTAACGAATTACTGCAAGCGCAAAATTCATAAGATTTCCACCCCATAGACTTTGCCACCGCTTGCGGTGGCTTTTTTAAAGCCCATAAAAAGGAATCAGTATGTATCGGACGACCGTTGGCCAACGTACTTATCAGTTTCCTGATTTGAAAATGCTGATGGCAAAAGCCAGTCCAGCACGATCTGGCGATTATCTGGCAGGTGTTGCTGCCACAACCGCCGAAGAACGTATGGCCGCCAAGATCTGCCTAGCCGATCTGCCGCTGAAAGCATTCTTACACACAGCCCTAATTCCCTATGAAGACGATGAAGTTACTCGTCTTATTTTCGATGAACATGATCTAGCGGTATTTTCTTTGGTTAGTCATCTTACTGTGGGTGATTTTCGTGATTGGTTATTAAGCGAGCAGGCTGATAGCCTCACTTTAGCGCGATTAGCGTCAGGGGTAACCCCAGAAATGGTTGCTGCAGTCAGCAAATTAATGCGCAATCAAGATCTGATCCTTGTTGCCAAAAAATGCCGTGTGATCACTAAATTCCGCAACACTATCGGCTTGCCCGGCCGTTTGAGTGTGCGTCTACAACCAAATCACCCGACCGATGCTTTATCAGGTATTGCGGCCGCGATGTTGGATGGTTTGTTGTATGGCAGTGGTGATGCAGTGGTTGGCATCAACCCAGCGACTGACAGCTTGCCAGGCTTAGCCAAACTCAACTATATGCTGGATGACGTGATCCAACGCTTTGAGATCCCGACTCAATCGTGTGTGCTGACACATGTAACTAACACCATAGAATTGATCAATCGTGGCGTTCCCGTTGATTTGGTATTTCAATCCATCGCGGGTACTGAAAAAGCCAATTCTGGCTTTGGTGTTAACCTATCCATATTGGCGGAAGCAGAAGCTGCTGCACAAAGCCTGAATCGTGGCACGATTGGCAAAAACGTGATGTATTTTGAAACCGGACAAGGCAGTTGTCTGTCGGCAAATGCTCATTTTGGTGTCGACCAACAAACTTGCGAAGCTCGGGCTTATGCCGTGGCCAGAAAATTCAAACCCTTACTGACCAACACGGTGGTTGGTTTTATCGGCCCGGAATATCTCTATGACGGTAAACAGATCATTCGTGCCGGATTGGAAGACCACTTTTGCGGTAAATTATTGGGTGTGCCATTAGGCTGTGATGTTTGTTATACCAATCACGCGGAAGCCGATCAGGATGATATGGATACACTGCTGACACTCTTAGCTGCAGCAGGTTTAACCTTCCTGATTGGCGTGCCGGGTGCCGATGACATTATGCTGAATTACCAAAGCACTTCGTTCCATGATGCGCTCTATATTCGCGAATTACTCGGTTTGAAACGCGCACCAGAATTCGACAGCTGGCTGGAAAAAATGCGTTTGATCGATACGCAAGGCCGTTTGTTAGATCCATCCAAACAGCATCCACTGCTGACGCAGTTACCTTCTCTTGGGAGCGCAGCATGAGTAAAAATGTGATCCATCAAAACTCGTGGGATGAATTGCGTCAATTTACAGCGGCCCGTATCGCGCTTGGGCGTACCGGCAATAGTCTACCAACAAAAGAGTTACTTAAATTCGGCCTCGCGCATGCGCAAGCACGTGATGCCGTGCATTTGCCTTTTGCTGCTGATTTGCTTGCCGCTGAGTTGTATGAACAAGGTTTTACCACGTTACAGGCACGCAGTGCTGCGCCCGATCGTGAGACATACCTACGCCGACCCGATCTGGGCCGTCAACTTGCTGCCGAATCTCGTGAATGGCTAAAACAACATGCCCAACCGATCGAGTTGGTTATTGTCGTCGGCGACGGATTATCGTCCACCGCAATACACCGTAATACAGTGCCATTTTTACTAGAGTTACGTCCACGCCTTGAAGCGCTTGGTATTACCATTGGGCCAGTAGTCTTAACTAAACAGGCCCGTGTTGCTATCGGTGATGACATAGCCGAAGCAATGCAGGCAAAAGCAGTTGTCGTACTGATTGGCGAACGTCCTGGTTTATCTTCCCCAGACAGCTTGGGTGTCTACCTGACATGGGCACCCAAAGTAGGATTACTTGACTCTGAACGTAATTGTATTTCTAACGTGCGCCCTGAAGGGCTCAATTATCCAGAGGCGGCCCATAAACTAAGTTGGTTATTAGCGGAAATGTTTCGTCGTCAATTAAGTGGGGTTGCGTTAAAAGATGAAAGTGATGATGCAACAGATATTCTTTTGACTTCTCAAACATCAGCTACACATAAATAATGTAACCGTCATTGATTGAACCCCTTGTTGTGGTGTTTGTGTTTTGAATCCTCGTTGTTCGATGTATTTAAGGAGCCTCGTGCTCCTTTCTTTTTTTGTTTTTTAGATCAAAACCACCCTTGTAACCGTATTTTTTTGATATACGTCATATTATGTTGACGGTAGATTTAAAAATGATGTAATTTTACTACATCTTTTCAGGTGGAGACTGTACCTATGAAAATCGCATTATTCAGTGCCAAAGCTTACGATCGTGATTATTTTGAGCAAGCCAACCAGCCATTTGATTATGCCATCGATTATTTTGATGTTCGTTTGGATGCCAAAACGTCGCGATTAGCTCATGGTTATCCGGTTGTTTGTGCATTTGTTAATGATGATCTTTCGCGTCCAGTATTAACTGATCTGGTTAACAACGGCACACGCCTATTAGCAATGCGCTGCGCGGGTTATAACAATGTTGATTTAGTCGCAGCCAAAGAATTAGGTCTGACCGTTGTCCGGGTTCCTGCCTATTCACCAGAAGCGGTAGCCGAGCACAGTGTTGGCCTGATGATGACGTTAAATCGTCGCATTCATAAAGCTTATCAACGCACCCGTGATGCCAATTTTGCACTCGATGGTTTGGTCGGTTTTAATATGTTTGGCAAGACTGCTGGTATTATTGGTACAGGTAAAATCGGTATCGCAACCTTAAGAATCTTAAAAGGTTTTGGCATGCGCTTGCTGGTTAACGACCCATTTCAGAATCAAGCTGCTATTGAATTGGGTGCAGAATATGTCGATCTGGATACTCTATTTCGTGAGTCAGATGTGATCAGTTTGCATTGCCCTCTGTTCCAGGAAAATTACCACCTGTTAAATTCCCAATCATTCGCCAAAATGAAAAAAGGTGTGATGATCATTAATACCAGTCGTGGTGCTTTGCTGAATTCTCAAGATGCAATCGAAGCATTAAAACAAGGTAAGATCGGCGCGCTTGGTTTAGATGTCTATGAGGAAGAAAGCGAACTCTTCTTTGAAGATAAATCAAATGAAGTGATCACTGATGATATCTTCCGCCGGCTTTCTGCCTGTCATAATGTGTTGTTCACTGGTCACCAGGCATTTTTGACGCGTGAAGCACTGCTTTCTATTGCCGGAACTACATTAAATAACGCCAAAATCTTTGCCGCCAACGAAAAAAGTGGCAATGAAGTGGAGTAAATTTACAACATTTTAACATTTATATTGGGAAGCACATGCTTCCCTTTTTTTACTTATATAAATCCATACATTTCCTGCATAAAAACTTCTTTGATCTGACTCGCAATTTAACTTGCGCACAGCTGATCAGCCCACTAGAATCGCGCGGATTTTTACATAAACCTAACGTTCATCAGGATGATGAACCCTTTAAGCGTTATTACTGGAGAACTTCTCGTGAGCGAAAAATTGGCTAATCCAGCACCATTGGGTCTGATGGGTTTTGGTATGACCACTGTGCTGCTGAACATCCATAATGCAGGCTTCTTCCCAATCAGCGCCATGATTCTGGCAATGGGTCTGGCATATGGCGGTATGGCGCAAGTGATTGCTGGTATTCTTGAATTCAAAAAAGGCAACACATTCGGTCTAACCGCTTTTACCTCTTACGGTTTCTTTTGGATCAGTCTGGTATTCCTGATCCTGATGCCAAAATGGGGTTGGGCTGATGCAGCAAACGAAACATCTATGGGTTGTTACCTGCTGATGTGGGGTATCTTCACCCTGTTCATGTTCTTTGGCACACTGAAAGGCCCTAAAGCACTGCAGGTTGTGTTTGGTACTCTGGTTGTGCTGTTCTTCTTACTGGCAGCCAAAGACTTCACTGGTAACGCAGCATTAGGTACTTTCGCTGGTTTTGAAGGTATTTTCTGTGGCGCCTCTGCAATTTATCTGGCGATGGCTGAAGTGCTGAACGAAAAATTCGGTCGCACCATTCTGCCAATCGGTGAAACGCAAGCTCACTAAGCTTATCAAGCATCTAAATCAACGCCGCATGATGCGGCGTTTTTTATGGTTCGCGTAAATATCACCCACAAAAAAGCCGACTAAAATTAGTCGGCTTTTTACTATCAGCAAGAAATCAATGCAGTTTCAGGCGTGGACGCAAAATACGGTTTAACTGGCCAACCAGCATAATCAAACCAGTTTTCACATAACCATATAGAGCGACTTGGTGCATACGATATAAAGAGATATACATCATACGAGCAATGCGCCCTTCAATCATCATAGAACCGCGCATCAGGTTACCCATCAAACTGCCGACGGTTGAGAAGTTACTCAGCGATACCAATGAACCGTAATCCATGTACTGATACGCTTTTAATTCACCGCCATTGATCTGTGCCAGAATATTTTTCATGGCCTGAGTTGCCATCTGGTGAGCCGATTGTGCGCGTGGCGGCACCAGTTTGCCATCTTCCATGGCACAGGCAGCACAGTCACCAATTGCATAAACATGATCGTCTATGGTGGTTTGCAGCGTGCCTTTCACGACCAATTGGTTTGCGCGGTTAGTTTCCAGTCCACCAATTTCTTTCAGGAAATCAGGCGCTTTAACACCGGCAGCCCAAACCATCAAATCTGCTTCGATCAGCTCACCATCTTTAGTCATCAGACCTTTGTCGGTTGCTTCACTGACAAACGTTGCGGTACGGATATCCACACCCAATTCAGCCAGTTCATGGTGTGCCGCACCAGAAATACGCTCTGGCAGCGCAGGCAGAATACGTGGGCCAGCTTCAACCACAGTCACTTTTAGGCTGCGACGAGACAGATTTTTATATCCGTACGCCGTCAGCTCTTCAACCGCATTATACAGCTCAGCTGAAAGCTCAATACCTGTTGCGCCTGCCCCTACGATAGCAATTTTAATATTGCCGTCTTGCGGAATATCAGTATTGCTCGTAGTACGTGAACCAGCAAAACGCAGGAATTTATCCATCAAAATATTATGGAAACGGAATGCCTGATCAGCGCTATCGAGGAAAATACAATGGTCACGAACACCTGGTGTATTGAAATCGTTAGAAACTGAACCCAGTGCCATGACCAGGTAGTCATATTCGATTTCACGTTCACCTAATACTTCTTCGCCTTTTTCACCAAAAATTGGTGCCAATACGATACGTTTTTCCTGACGTTTAATATCAGTTAATGTGCCTAATTGGAATTCAAACGCATTGTGGCGGGCCTGAGATTGATAGCTTAATGCATCAACACCTGCATCCAGTGAGCCAGCTGCAACTTCATGCAGCAACGGTTTCCATAAATGGGTACGGTTACGATCAACCAAAGTGATCTGAGCCTTACCTTTTTTACCCAATTTACGTCCCAGACGTGTGGCCAATTCGAGACCACCTGCACCACCACCAACAATGACAATTTTGGTCATACCAGAAGCACCTTTTTTATTACATATGTTAAGGAATAGTTACGCTTCCTCAAAAATCATCTGACATCATCCAGCATTTTTGAATGCTTTTATAAGTTGTAGATGTGACGACAGATCCTTGAACTTATGGGATTGTTGCTCATCCCATACAATGTCGTAATATTCTTTCAGCTCACTTGCTGTGCGGCTATTATCCATGACTTCATCATTAACAGAAAGGATACAAATGCACTTTCTTGCATTTTTTTTACGAAATTCAGTTACACATTTAGAAGCAATATCAATATATTCTTCCGGGCGAGTGATCTTTCCCTGCATGGTTTCTTCAGGGAAAAGGTTCGGGTTAAACATGACTTGACGGATGCCGCAGAGATAACCAATGCGTTCACTCCAATACCCCCCCAAACCCACACCACAGATCAACGGCGCAGGATCATCGGATGTTGTGATTTGACGATGAACCTCCTTCAACAAATGGCTCATATCCTGACGAGGATAAACCGTACTGTAGCTAACCATACGTACATCCGGGTCAATAAACTGTAATTGCAATACTTTTTCATAGTTGCCAGGGCTGGTCGCATCAAAGCCGTGCAGATAAATAATCATGTTGGTTCCCTCTCAATCAACAACCTTGTCAGGAATTCACCATAGCAGGTCTCCTGCTATGGGGTCAGTTCAAAGCCCCGAAAGGCTGCTTAAGATCAAAAATATGGTATTAATTAACATACTCTTCGACAAAGCAACGAACTCTGTTTTGCGTGGTTTGCCAGCGAGATGAAGAGATGAGCCGAGACCAATCGCCTTGGTTTTTACTTAGTAATGATTCTGCACTGCTAGAAGGCGGATTTTTTAGCCCATCAAGAATAGCGATGGCTCCATCACGGTTATTGCAAGCCAATAACATGTCGCAACCAGCATCCAAAGCGGCTTGGGCTCGTTCTGGATATCCGCCAGCGACAGCTGCGCCTTCCATCGTCAGATCATCGCTGAATATGACCCCGTTGAAGCCAAGTTTCTTGCGCAATATTTCCTGCAGCCAAAAGCGGGAAAAACCAGCTGGATGATCATCAATCTCGGTATAGATCACATGGGCTGGCATGAGTGCATCTAATTTTCCCGTCGGAATTAACTGTTTAAATGGCACCAGATCAGTTGCATCTATTTCCTCCCAGGAACGATTGTCTCGCGGGCTTTCGATATGAGAATCGGCTCTGACGCTACCATGACCAGGGAAATGTTTACCGGTTGCCTTCATTCCAGCCTGGTGCATGCCATCAATAAATGCAGACGCCAGATCAATCACTTGGTGAGGATCGCTGCTGAAGCTTCGGTTACCAATCACATTACTGCCACGTTCTAAATCCAGCACTGGGGCAAAACTTAAATCGATATCATGAGCCAGTAGTTCAGCCGCCATTAACCAACCACAGTCTGTTGCCAAACTTGCGGCCTGATTGCCGGCATTATGCAGAAGCCCCATTGGTGGAATACGGGAAAAGCCATCTCGAAAACGCTGAACCCGACCACCTTCATGGTCAACGGCTATCAGTAATGGTTTTGCAGCCGCTTGGCGAATTGCAGCGACCAAAGCAGATAATTGTGCCCGATCATGATAATTGCGGGTAAATAAGATCAAACCACCCACGGTAGGGTGCGCCAGCATTTCACGTTCTTCAGCGTCCAGTTCACAGCCCTGAACATCTAACATCAAAGGACCCATTAAGTTGTCGCCTATGATTAAAGGAATGATTTCTTAACTACTATTCTATATATAGGCAGGCAGGAAGTGTTACCATTTGTGCATATCAGGATTATTTACATCCGATTATGTTTTCTTTAATTTGCATCTGCGTAATGTGTATCGATATTTATACAAGGAGAGTAAGCCATGGCTACACTGGATGAGATCCGCCATTCCATTAACGAGATTGACACCCAGTTGCTCGCTCTTTTTGCCAAACGTCGTGCAATCAGTATTGAAGTAGCTAAGAACAAATTATTTAGCCAACGTCCGATCCGAGATCAACGGCGCGAACAAGAGCTACTGGCATATCTGACTCAGGTTGGCCACCCAATGGGGCTTTCTGCCCATTTTATTCAGCAAGTATTCCAATTAATTATCGAAGATTCTGTATTAATTCAGCAGGATTTTGTGCAACAACAGAAAAACCCTGAACACACAGATGCAGGGAATAGCGTTGCTTATTTAGGACCATTAGGATCATATTCCAGCCTTGCTGCCCGTAAATTCCTTGGTCGTCAGTTATCTGATATTCGTGAAATAAGTTGCAGCAGCTTTAATCAGGTTTTTAATGAAGTAGAAAGTGGCGCTTGTCAGTATGGGGTATTACCGATCGAGAATATGACATCCGGTTCTATCAATGAAGTTTATGATTTGATGCAACAGACCAGCCTCTCGATTGTTGCTGAACTAACCTACCCTATTGATCATTGCTTGCTGACAGCCGTGGATACCACTATAAACGACATTGAAGTTATCTATGGGCACCCGCAACCCATCATGCAATCATCGCATTATCTTGATAGCAACCCACACATTCGCAAAGTGTTTTGCGATTCATCATCAGCAGCCATGTTGAAGGTCAAAGAACTTGCTTCACCGAATGCAGCGGCTATTGGCAGTGCTGAAGGTGGTGATATCTACGGTTTAATTAAAATTGCCAGCGGATTAGCTAATCAGCCGGATAACTGCACTCGCTTTCTGATTGTTGCTCGTGAGCCAATTAAAGTCTCGCCACTGGTGCCGGCCAAAACAACCTTCATTATGTCAACGACACAAAAAATCGGTTCACTGGTAGAAGCATTATTAGTATTGCGCAACCACAACATCAACATGACTAAATTGGAATCCCGCCCAATTCCCGGTAACCCTTGGGAAGAAATGTTTTACGTTGATGTCGCCGCTAATCTGGAAAGTGATGAAATGCAGGCTGCGATTCAGGATCTGCAATCATCAACCCGCTATGTGAAGATATTAGGTTGTTATCCGAGTGAAGATGTTCATCCGGTCAGCAGTCCTACAGCAGAATAAAAAAAGCCCCGAAAGGGGCTTTTTTTATATTAGCATTTATGGCTTAAGCCATTTTAGCCAAATATTTTGTTGCTGCCTGATAAGGTAACAGCTTGGTATTCATCAATTTGCATATTGCAGATTGTTTTAATGACTTCTCTGTATCTAACTGAATAGACTGGCTGATCACAATACACAGTGATGCAGTGCTGCCCGGTGATATAACCATCACATCGCCGTACATGCATTCTGTCACAACCGAAAATACTTCGCCCAGTTCTGGCGTATCAGACAGCATACCAACATCTTGATAAAACCAACTTTGGCTGACTAATGGCCGAGCATATTTAATAGCGGCAATAGCGTTC
This window contains:
- a CDS encoding chorismate mutase, with product MATLDEIRHSINEIDTQLLALFAKRRAISIEVAKNKLFSQRPIRDQRREQELLAYLTQVGHPMGLSAHFIQQVFQLIIEDSVLIQQDFVQQQKNPEHTDAGNSVAYLGPLGSYSSLAARKFLGRQLSDIREISCSSFNQVFNEVESGACQYGVLPIENMTSGSINEVYDLMQQTSLSIVAELTYPIDHCLLTAVDTTINDIEVIYGHPQPIMQSSHYLDSNPHIRKVFCDSSSAAMLKVKELASPNAAAIGSAEGGDIYGLIKIASGLANQPDNCTRFLIVAREPIKVSPLVPAKTTFIMSTTQKIGSLVEALLVLRNHNINMTKLESRPIPGNPWEEMFYVDVAANLESDEMQAAIQDLQSSTRYVKILGCYPSEDVHPVSSPTAE
- a CDS encoding cell division protein ZapC yields the protein MILVPDENWRWIFDEQRQNILLDLTDDMQFTAAIPAKQLEKKSAFTESFSVDDSSHYFHFLECLGEFPFTDPERVQIVLNAIAAIKYARPLVSQSWFYQDVGMLSDTPELGEVFSVVTECMYGDVMVISPGSTASLCIVISQSIQLDTEKSLKQSAICKLMNTKLLPYQAATKYLAKMA
- the nagZ gene encoding beta-N-acetylhexosaminidase, with translation MLDVQGCELDAEEREMLAHPTVGGLILFTRNYHDRAQLSALVAAIRQAAAKPLLIAVDHEGGRVQRFRDGFSRIPPMGLLHNAGNQAASLATDCGWLMAAELLAHDIDLSFAPVLDLERGSNVIGNRSFSSDPHQVIDLASAFIDGMHQAGMKATGKHFPGHGSVRADSHIESPRDNRSWEEIDATDLVPFKQLIPTGKLDALMPAHVIYTEIDDHPAGFSRFWLQEILRKKLGFNGVIFSDDLTMEGAAVAGGYPERAQAALDAGCDMLLACNNRDGAIAILDGLKNPPSSSAESLLSKNQGDWSRLISSSRWQTTQNRVRCFVEEYVN